A window of Fibrobacter sp. UWB11 contains these coding sequences:
- a CDS encoding TIGR02147 family protein, producing the protein MKDVLEYTNYHQYIADYYAEKKAKSAFTWQTFTQAAGFSSPVFLKYVSEGRSNLSEETAGQVAFAMGLSGYEQEYFAEMVKFDHAKTDEEKKFAFNRMLAIADVHKVRIIEGDSFRYFDSWKNPVLRELAPAMPGAKPLALARACRPKITAAEVSESLSFLIKANLLQKDEDGNYVQTEKSVTTGPMDVTPVAVRGMHRQMGEFALDAIEGVPQKERHFSGLTLGITQSAYDEIVQEIAEFRKRIIAIATKNDAADEVYRLNVQFFPMTKKSVDKD; encoded by the coding sequence ATGAAGGATGTACTAGAGTACACCAATTACCACCAGTACATCGCGGATTACTACGCCGAGAAAAAGGCGAAATCTGCGTTTACTTGGCAAACTTTTACGCAGGCGGCAGGATTTTCATCGCCTGTGTTCCTTAAATACGTGAGCGAAGGCCGCTCGAATTTGAGCGAAGAAACCGCAGGTCAAGTCGCGTTTGCGATGGGCCTTTCGGGTTACGAACAAGAATATTTTGCCGAAATGGTCAAGTTCGACCACGCCAAAACGGACGAAGAAAAAAAGTTTGCCTTCAATAGAATGCTTGCCATTGCCGATGTGCATAAAGTCAGAATCATTGAAGGCGATTCGTTCCGTTATTTCGACAGCTGGAAAAATCCGGTGCTCCGTGAACTCGCTCCTGCGATGCCCGGTGCAAAGCCGCTTGCTCTTGCTCGTGCTTGTCGTCCTAAAATCACCGCTGCCGAAGTCAGTGAATCGCTTAGTTTTTTAATCAAGGCAAATTTGCTCCAAAAGGACGAAGACGGAAATTACGTACAGACTGAAAAATCTGTGACGACCGGCCCCATGGATGTGACTCCTGTGGCCGTTCGTGGAATGCACCGCCAAATGGGAGAATTTGCGCTTGACGCAATCGAAGGTGTACCGCAAAAAGAACGCCATTTCTCGGGCCTTACGCTTGGCATTACTCAAAGTGCATACGATGAAATCGTTCAGGAAATTGCGGAATTCCGTAAAAGAATTATTGCGATTGCAACGAAAAATGATGCTGCCGACGAAGTTTATCGCTTGAACGTGCAGTTTTTCCCGATGACAAAAAAGAGTGTTGATAAGGATTAG